In Rhodococcus rhodochrous, a single genomic region encodes these proteins:
- a CDS encoding DMT family transporter, producing MLSPDPRGLAWGLLGVAGFSLTVPLTRIAVESGAMSPLFVAAGRAVVAAVLAAPALALTGQRLPNTHQWRRIAVVTGGVVIGFPMLTSYALTTAPANHSAIVIAILPAATAVVAVLRAHERPPIPFWVAAGAGTVAVMAFAGLRGGGVAGFGRADLLLLGAVVAAAVGYAEGGLLAREIGAWQTISWALVLGSPLMVTLTLVSLADGVPQGGVTHWASFAYLGIVSMFLGFFAWYRGLAIGPMARVGQVQLTQPIMTVGWAAWLLGEPLTWAVVAGGAVVVLCAGTAVRVRRN from the coding sequence GTGCTATCGCCCGATCCTCGCGGGCTCGCCTGGGGTCTGCTCGGCGTCGCAGGTTTCTCCCTGACCGTGCCGCTCACTCGCATCGCCGTCGAAAGTGGAGCGATGTCACCGCTGTTCGTCGCCGCCGGCCGCGCGGTCGTCGCGGCGGTTCTCGCCGCTCCGGCACTCGCGCTCACGGGACAACGACTCCCGAACACGCATCAGTGGCGCAGGATCGCCGTCGTCACGGGTGGGGTGGTGATCGGATTTCCCATGCTCACCTCGTACGCCCTGACCACGGCACCGGCGAACCACAGCGCGATCGTCATCGCGATCCTTCCGGCCGCGACCGCGGTGGTCGCGGTGTTGCGGGCCCACGAACGGCCGCCGATCCCGTTCTGGGTCGCGGCGGGTGCAGGGACGGTCGCCGTCATGGCCTTCGCGGGGCTGCGCGGCGGAGGTGTCGCGGGATTCGGGCGAGCCGATCTGCTGTTGCTCGGCGCGGTGGTCGCCGCAGCCGTCGGTTACGCGGAAGGCGGACTGCTGGCGCGGGAGATCGGTGCGTGGCAGACGATCTCGTGGGCGCTGGTGCTGGGGTCGCCGCTGATGGTGACCCTCACCCTGGTCTCGCTCGCCGACGGAGTGCCGCAGGGCGGGGTGACGCACTGGGCGTCGTTCGCCTATCTCGGCATCGTCAGCATGTTCCTCGGGTTCTTCGCGTGGTATCGAGGCCTGGCGATCGGGCCGATGGCGCGGGTCGGGCAGGTGCAACTGACCCAGCCGATCATGACGGTCGGCTGGGCCGCCTGGCTGCTGGGAGAACCGTTGACCTGGGCGGTGGTGGCGGGCGGTGCCGTCGTCGTGCTGTGTGCCGGCACCGCCGTCCGCGTCCGTCGGAACTGA
- a CDS encoding PLP-dependent aminotransferase family protein, whose product MSNSSSSQLVAELTRWIATAAPGARLPSTRSLVAQYGVSPVTVQKALKTLQTRGLVESRTGVGTFVRQIRTSNTIDHSWQTEALGTAPPLPRASAALRTVPNDVITLHSGYPDRTLLPERLVRGAYSRASRSDAAVGRTPAAGLPELQAWFAAELTEATDARTAPPSAGDVIITPGSQSGLGSIFRALVGAGNPLVVESPTYWGAILAATKAGVQLVPVSSGPNGPDPDELARAFDRTRARAFYAQPNFANPTGAQWSSSTGDRVLDVVRNAGAFVIEDDWAHDFGISTESVPLFARDDSGHVVYVRSLTKSVAPSVRVAAIVARGPARERILADVQAESVYVSGVLQTVALDVVTQPAWQTHLRAVRRELESRRNLLASELRELAPDVDVDGLPPGGLNLWGRLPDDVDAEVVARECEAAGVLVAAGGEWFPAEPTGQYLRLNFAGPNPAAFREAARVIGRVVSGG is encoded by the coding sequence ATGTCGAACAGTAGCAGTTCCCAACTCGTTGCGGAACTGACCCGGTGGATCGCCACTGCCGCACCCGGCGCCCGGTTGCCGTCGACGAGATCGCTCGTCGCGCAGTACGGCGTCAGCCCCGTCACGGTGCAGAAGGCACTGAAGACACTCCAGACCCGGGGGCTCGTGGAGAGCCGCACAGGAGTCGGCACCTTCGTCCGGCAGATCCGCACGTCGAACACGATCGACCACAGCTGGCAGACGGAAGCGCTCGGAACGGCACCGCCGCTCCCCCGCGCCTCCGCCGCCCTGCGCACCGTGCCCAACGACGTGATCACGCTCCACTCCGGCTATCCCGACCGCACACTGCTCCCCGAACGCCTTGTCCGCGGAGCGTATTCACGCGCATCCCGCAGCGATGCCGCCGTCGGACGGACACCGGCGGCGGGACTTCCCGAACTGCAGGCGTGGTTCGCCGCGGAACTGACGGAAGCGACGGATGCACGCACCGCCCCGCCGTCCGCGGGCGACGTGATCATCACCCCCGGCAGCCAGAGCGGACTCGGGTCGATCTTCCGCGCGCTCGTCGGCGCCGGCAATCCCCTCGTCGTGGAGTCACCGACCTATTGGGGTGCGATCCTCGCGGCCACGAAGGCGGGTGTGCAGCTCGTCCCGGTTTCCAGCGGACCCAACGGACCCGATCCCGACGAACTGGCCCGCGCCTTCGACCGGACCCGGGCGCGTGCCTTCTACGCGCAACCGAACTTCGCGAATCCCACCGGGGCGCAATGGTCGTCGTCGACCGGTGATCGGGTCCTCGACGTCGTGCGCAATGCGGGAGCATTCGTCATCGAGGACGACTGGGCCCACGACTTCGGGATCTCGACCGAGTCCGTTCCGCTCTTCGCACGCGACGACTCCGGCCACGTCGTCTACGTCCGCTCACTGACCAAGAGTGTCGCGCCGTCGGTGCGGGTCGCGGCGATCGTCGCGCGAGGACCCGCTCGCGAACGCATCCTCGCCGACGTGCAGGCCGAATCCGTCTATGTGAGCGGCGTTCTCCAGACGGTCGCGCTCGACGTCGTCACCCAGCCGGCATGGCAGACCCATCTGCGGGCTGTTCGTCGCGAGCTCGAATCGCGCCGCAACCTCCTGGCGAGCGAACTTCGCGAGCTTGCACCGGATGTGGATGTCGACGGACTGCCGCCCGGTGGGCTCAACCTGTGGGGCAGGCTCCCGGACGACGTCGACGCCGAGGTCGTCGCGCGCGAGTGCGAGGCAGCCGGGGTGCTCGTCGCGGCGGGCGGCGAATGGTTCCCGGCGGAGCCCACCGGTCAGTACCTCCGGCTCAACTTCGCAGGACCGAATCCGGCGGCCTTCCGGGAGGCCGCCCGGGTCATCGGGCGAGTCGTCTCCGGCGGGTGA
- a CDS encoding WhiB family transcriptional regulator — MPALKLLYLPPPVAEEWDWQMDAACRDADGSLFFHPDNERGDARENRMASAKKVCARCPVREKCLQYALDSGERYGIWGGLTEDERTRVRRTRRRRTSR, encoded by the coding sequence ATGCCCGCGCTGAAGTTGCTCTATCTGCCGCCTCCCGTTGCCGAGGAATGGGATTGGCAGATGGACGCGGCTTGTCGTGACGCGGACGGCTCGTTGTTCTTCCACCCGGACAACGAGCGGGGCGACGCGAGGGAGAACCGCATGGCCTCGGCCAAGAAGGTCTGCGCTCGTTGTCCGGTGCGGGAGAAGTGCCTGCAGTACGCCCTCGATTCGGGTGAACGCTACGGGATCTGGGGCGGGCTCACGGAGGACGAACGCACTCGGGTGAGGAGGACCCGCCGGCGCCGCACGAGCCGGTGA